A genomic stretch from Anoplopoma fimbria isolate UVic2021 breed Golden Eagle Sablefish chromosome 8, Afim_UVic_2022, whole genome shotgun sequence includes:
- the ghrhrl gene encoding growth hormone releasing hormone receptor, like, with product MSFLHIRGILLTMSLASTALSSLHPECEFIFQLEKEKRHCLQYIAEQGNRSTEGCGPFWEAVACWPHAAVGETVQRGCPAVFSLFKNNTGSVSRNCTSGGWSRPFPAYHIACSVDDDIPETEQSYFATVKLIYTVGYSISLAVLAVAVLILLLFRRLRCARNFIHIQLFITFILKAGAVFIKDATLFSSDDINHCTLSTFACKASVVFCHYCVMSNFFWLLVEALYLNSLLLSSFYHSLRCLWGFSLLGWGVPVLFIALWIGSRVYFEDTECWDIYEDSPYWWIIKGPIVVSIAVNFILFMNIIRILIQKLNPRLIHFNNSSQYRRLTKSTLLLIPLFGTHYMVFNFLPDYFNVNLRLCMELCIGSFQGLLVAILYCFLNQEVQKEVHMQWLRWQERSYGVVSPAAKCSQMDTPF from the exons GCGTTGTCGAGCCTGCACCCTGAATGCGAGTTCATATTTcagctggagaaggagaagcGTCACTGCCTTCAGTACATCGCAGAGCAGGGCAACAGAAGCACAGAAG GTTGTGGGCCATTCTGGGAGGCAGTCGCCTGCTGGCCTCATGCAGCCGTTGGGGAAACAGTCCAAAGAGGTTGTCCTGCCGTCTTTTCCCTcttcaaaaacaacacag GTTCAGTGAGCCGTAACTGCACCAGCGGAGGTTGGTCCAGACCTTTCCCAGCATATCACATCGCCTGCAGTGTTGACGATGACATACCCGAG ACGGAGCAGTCATACTTTGCCACAGTGAAGCTGATATACACCGTCGGCTACAGCATCTCTCTAGCGGTGCTGGCTGTGGCTGTGTTGATCCTGTTGCTCTTCAG GAGGCTGCGTTGTGCCAGGAACTTTATCCACATCCAGCTTTTCATCACATTCATCCTGAAAGCTGGGGCTGTGTTCATAAAGGATGCAACTCTGTTCTCAAGTGATGACATCAACCACTGCACCCTTTCCACA tttGCCTGTAAGGCCTCTGTGGTCTTCTGTCACTACTGTGTAATGTCCAATTTTTTCTGGCTGCTGGTGGAGGCGCTTTACCTCAATTCCCTGCTGCTTTCGTCCTTTTATCACAGCCTACGATGCCTCTGGGGCTTCAGCCTGCTGGGATGGG GTGTACCTGTGCTCTTCATCGCCCTGTGGATTGGGTCCAGGGTGTACTTTGAGGACACAGA ATGTTGGGACATCTACGAGGACTCACCCTATTGGTGGATCATCAAGGGACCAATTGTTGTGTCTATTGCG GTGAATTTCATTCTCTTCATGAACATCATCAGAATCCTGATACAGAAGCTCAATCCTCGGCTGATCCACTTCAATAACTCCTCTCAGTACAG ACGCCTGACTAAAtccactctcctcctcatccctttGTTTGGGACTCATTACATGGTCTTCAACTTTCTGCCTGACTACTTCAATGTAAACCTGCGCCTCTGCATGGAGCTGTGCATTGGATCCttccag GGGCTTCTTGTAGCGATTCTCTACTGCTTCCTCAATCAAGAG gtcCAAAAAGAGGTCCACATGCAGTGGCTGAGGTGGCAGGAGCGGAGCTATGGTGTGGTGTCACCCGCTGCAAAATGCAGCCAGATGGACACACCCTTCTAG